The genomic segment TGAGCCTCGATGATCGACCAGAAGGAGACCAGTGGCCCATGGCCGTCGACGCGCTGGACGCCCGCATCCTGCGGCTGATGCTGGAACAGCCGCGCACCAGCGTGCGGGAGTACGCCCGCGTCCTGGGCGTGGCCCGCGGCACGCTCCAGGCCCGGATCGACCGGCTGGAGCGCGACGGGGTGATCACCGGCTTCGGCCCGCGGCTGTCACCCGCCGCGCTCGGCCATCCGGTGCTGGCCTTCGTCCACATCGAGGTGACCCAGGGGCACCTCGACGATGTCGGTGAGGCGCTGGCCGCGGTGCCCGAGATCATCGAGGCGGTCTCGGTCACCGGCGGCGGTGACCTGCTGACCCGCGTCGTCGCGCGCGACAACGCGCATCTGGAGGACGTCGTCCAGCGGCTGATCAGCACCCCGGGCGTGGTCCGTACCCGGACCGAGGTGGCGCTGCGCGAGCGCGTGCCGCACCGGGTGCTGCCGCTGGTCGAGGCGGTGGGACGGAGCGCCGAGGGCCGGGGCGGAGCGCCGCGGACCGGGCACCGTGATCGCTCGGCCTGTCGGCGCCGGTGGAGTTGCTGGACAGCAAGGACCGGCCCCATCCGCGCCTGGCCGCCACCGCGACCGCGACCGCGGTCTTCCCGCGGATGCGCGAGATCATGGAGCTCCGCACGCGGCCGTGCGGCGGCCCCGCGCGTCCTACCGGTTGAGGCCCGCCGCGATGAGGTCCTTGGCGGCCTGCGGCGCCTTCTCGGGCGAGCCGGCGTCGAAGGGCGGCTGCGGGTCGTACTCGATCATCAGCTGGATCGCCTCGGCGGTGGTCCGGCCGGCGATCCGCCCGACGAGCGCGAGGGCCATGTCGATCCCCGAGGATACCCCGGCGGAGGTCACGATCCGCTGCTCGTCGTGGAACACCACCCGCTCCCCGGTGTAGACGGCGCCGAGCTCGTTCAGATCCTCCGCAGCGCTCCAGTGGGAGGCCGCGGTGAGACCGTCCAGCAGTCCCGCCGCCGCGAGCGCCAGCGATCCGGTGCAGACCGAGGTGGTCCAGGTGGTCGTCGCGTGCATCCGCCGGACCCAGTCGAG from the Streptomyces sp. RKAG293 genome contains:
- a CDS encoding DJ-1/PfpI family protein → MRIVIPLFDGFTALDAVGPYEVLKMLPGAETVFAAETAGPVRDSAKTLALTADAAFGEITACDVLVVPGGRGVRDFLTDPGLLDWVRRMHATTTWTTSVCTGSLALAAAGLLDGLTAASHWSAAEDLNELGAVYTGERVVFHDEQRIVTSAGVSSGIDMALALVGRIAGRTTAEAIQLMIEYDPQPPFDAGSPEKAPQAAKDLIAAGLNR